TGGGCCTGGGCGAGCTGCCCCAGGCCCAGGTAGCCCAGCCCGGTCAGATAGCGGCAATGCAGGGCGTTGCGGCGATTAAGGTCGTCTTCGAAGATGAGCAAATCGGGTAGCGACACGGCGAAGTAATCAAGTTTTACCTCGTCGGCCGCGTGCTGCTGGCCGTAGTGCAGCAGCTTGTCGAAGATGGCCCGCGCCGGCTGCGGCTCGCCCAGCTTTTCCCAGGCCCGGCCCTGATAAAAAATCTGGTCGGGCTGCTGGTCGTTGTAAAACAGGGCAGCAGCCGGCTCGCTGCTGCCCACGGTGGCCTGCTGCCAGGCCTGGCGCGCCGCCTCGGCCTGGCCGAGGGCATCGTAGGCGCAGCCCAGCCAGTAACAAACCTCATTTTCAGGGGTAGCCGGCAGCTTGCCCTCGCCCAGGCTGTGCGGGTAGCCGGGGGCTAGGGCCTGGCGCAGCAGCCCGATGGCATCTTCGGGCCGGCCGTGCTGTAGGTCGGCTTTGGCCAGCTCTGTCAGGCAGCGGAGGTACTGCCCCGACACCTTGCCTTCGCCGCCTTCCCAGGGATGAAACTGCCGGGCCAGCAGCAGCTCAAAGGCGCGGGCAGGCTGGTCGAGCTGATTGTAGAGGGCCACGCGCTCCAGGTATAAATCGTCGCGCATCTCCACCAGCGGCCCGTGTTGTTCCAGCCGGGCCAATTGTTGCGCGGGCGGGGTGCTGAGTCGGCGGCCCAGCTGGACCAGTTCCATAAATACCCGCGCATCGGTTGGGTCCAGGGCGAAGGCCTTTTCGAAGCAGGCCAACGCCGTTTCCGGCTGGTGGCGCTGGTTGAAGTAGGCAATGCCCAGGTTGCGCAACACCGTTGGGAAGGCGGGGTCGCGGCTAGCAGCCAGCTCCCACTGGGCAATGGCTTCGTCGTACTGGCGCTTGTCGTACCAGAGGTTGCCCAGCAGGTAGGGCGCGCGGGCATCGGCTGGGTCGAGCGCGGCCGCCGCTTGCAGCGCCGCGATGTCTTCCAGCCGGTTGGGAAAGTAGGGTGCCGCCGGCAGCGCGGCCGCTTGCCGGGCGTATTCCCGCGCCTGGGCAGCGTCGCCGGCTTGTTGGCTCAGGTTGGCCAGGTGATAATACACCAGCGGGTCGATGGTGGGCAAAGCCAGTTGCAGGAGCGCCAGCGCGTCGGCTGGCCGGCCGAGCGCGGCGTAGTCCAAGGCGTATTCCAGGTAATTGCGGGCGTCCCCGCGCGCCAGCGTTCGCAGCTGCGCCAGGCTGTCGTCGGCCGCAGCCGCTTGGCCGGAGGCGCGGTGGGCCAGGGCCCGCTCGAACCACGCGCCGAGGTTGAAGCCGTCGCGCCGCAGCGCTTCGGTGCAGGCGTCGAGCGCCGCGCCGGGCTGCCCAAGCAGGCGCAGGGCCACGGCTTTCACTACGTGCGCCTGGCCGCTGCGGGCGTTGCGGTCCAGGGCCCAGTCGATGTGAGTCAGCGCCCGCGTGTAGTGGCTGCGGGCCACGTCCAGCCGCGCCACGGCCAGGTAGGCCGCGTCCTGCCAGGCCCCGGACCAGGTGGCCTTGAAAAAGGCGTCGTAAGCGGCATCCGGCTGGTTTTGGTAAAGCAGGCTCAACCCCAGGTTGTAGTACGGCTCGCCGTCGTAGGGATTGGGGTTGCGCTCGGTGAGGGTCGCCACGGCCCGGCGGAAGTACGGCTCGCTCCGGGCAAACTGGCCCCGTCGCAGCAGCCAGCCGCCCAGGGCGTTGTTGCTGCGCGCGTCCTGCGGGTCGCGCCGGAGGGCTTCCTCGTAGTAGGGTACCGGGCTGTAGGTGGCGTGGCGGTACTGCTCCAGGTGCTGGCCGGTGAGAAACAGCTGCTCAGTGGTGGCGATTTCCTGCGGCTCCAGCGCCGGGCGGGCCGGCTGCGGCAACTCGTTTTGTTGGTTCAGGGCCGGCTCGTAGCGAATCAGCTCCGCCCCGGCCGCGTCGCGCACCAGCAGCAGGAGCGCCGCTTCGGCCGTGCCGGCCGGCAGGGCCACGCGCTGCGCGTAGCCGGCTTCCGGGGCCAGGTCCCGGACGTCGTCCAGCACCAGCTGCCCATTCACGCGCAGCTGCACCTGGCAGCGGGGCTGCACCGACGTGGCAAACACCTGCACCACGGCTTCGCTGCCCACAACTTCCAGGTTCACCAGCAAGTCTTTCGTGGCGTTTTTGACCACCCCCAGGGCCTGGTAGGGCAAAAAATACTGCGTGAAGGTCTTCTCCTCGTAAGGCATCAGCCAGGTAAAATCGGGCTGGTTATCGGTGAACAGGCCGGTCATCAACTCGATGTAGGGGCCGTCATCGTCGGTGAGGTTGCGGTCCCAGGCGCGCCCAAAATCGGAATGCCCCCAGGTCCACTGCTTTTTGCCGGGCGATACGTGGTGGTCGGCCACGTGCAGCAGCCCCGCCTGGGTATCGTGCTCGTAGCCGCCCACGAAGTCGTACGCCGACCGGATGGCCATGTAAGACGTGGGCACCGGGATGTTGCGGTAGCGGGAAATGTCGGTGCCGGGCGCGTAGTCCACCTTGTAGTAGGTGCCCGTGGCGATGGGAAACGACGACACGTCGCGCTTGCCGTGGTCGAACACGGCGTTCACGTCCGGCGGAAACACCGACTGGTAATCGTCGTTGACCCGCACGGCCGGGTTGGCCCACCACAGAAAGGTCTGGGGGAGCGGGGTCCGGTTGTAGAGCTGCGCGTCGATTTGGAGGTAGGCCCGGTCGGGGTGCAGGGTGAACCCGGTCAGCCCCTTGGTGTGGAACATGCGCTCCACCTCGTTCACCCACACCGTTTTGCTGCCATCTTCGTGTTCTTCCAGGCGGAAATCGACGGGCTCAAACGTGCTCGGGCGGTGGTGCTGGGGCCAGTTAAATTCGATGCCCCCGGAAATCCAAGGGCCCGTCAGGCCCACGAGCGCGGGCTTGATGACCTGGTTGTAGTACACGAAATGCCGCTGCCGGAGCTTGTCGTAGGCCATTTGCACGCGGCCGCCCAGCTCCGGCAAAATCAGGATTTTCAGGTACCGGTTTTCCAAAAACAAGCCCACGTAGTCCCGGTCCTGCTTGTCGTCCAGAATCTTGTCGATGACCGGGTAGGGGTACACCGCGCCGCTGCTGCCCTGGTACACGCGCTTCTCGAAAAACATGGGGTTCTTGTCGGGCTCCCCGGTGCCGTAGGTGGGAATGGTTACCGTTTCCTGCCATACCCGCACGGCGGGCGCATCTGCTTCAGTCATGATTACGAGGAGGTTATCGGCCTTCGGGGCCGGGTTGAGTATAGCGCTGCTCTAGCTGCTCCAGGGTCTGGCCTTTGGTTTCCTTTACCCGGGCCCGGATGAACAGGAAGCCCAGCAGGCAGATGCCGGCGTACAGGTAGAAAGGCCCGTAAGTGCCAATGGCTTGCGCCAGAATGGGGAAGGTGAAGACCAGCACGAAGTAGGCGCCCCACAGCGACACGGTGGCCACGGAAGCGGCCACCCCGCGGATGTGGTTGGGGAAAATCTCGGAAATAAGCACCCACGTCACCGGGGCCAGCGACAGCCCATAGGTGCCGATGGCCAGCAGCACCACCACCGAAACCAGCCCCGGCGCGGCGTGGCGCTGCAACAGAAATGCCAGCACCAAGTACAGCACCGCCAGGCCCAGCGAGCCAAAGAGCAGCAACGGGCGCCGCCCCAGCCGGTCCACCAGCAGCATGGCCACCAGCGTAAAAGCCAGGTTCACCACGCCGATACCCACGGTTTCGAGCAGCTGCCGGTCGAGGGTGGCCCCGGCGGCGGCAAAAATGGTGGACGTATAATTGAACACCACGTTGATGCCGCACAGCTGCTGAAACACCGCCAGGGTGATGCCCACCACCATCGCCGGCCGCACGCTCCGGGCCAGCACCGCCCGGAAGGCCGGAGCCGGACCACCGGGCACCGCGGCGGTGATATCGCGCAGCGTCGCGTCCACGAAAGGCGCATTGCCTAGTTTGCCGAGCACGGCGCGGGCCTGCGCCACCTGGCCGGTGGTGGCCAGCCACCGCGGGCTTTCCGGCAGCCAGACCAGGCCCAGCAGGAAAAGTGCAGCCGGTACCGCGCCCAGCCCAAACATCAACCGCCACACGTCGGGGCCGTTGTCCGAGAGGGCATAGTTCACTACGTTGGTCACCAGAATGCCCAGCACGATGGTGAGCTGGTTGATAGCCACGTTGCGGCCCCGCACGGCGGCCGGCGATATTTCGGCGATGTACAGCGGGCTGAGCATGGAGGCCATGCCCACCCCGATGCCGGCTAGGAAGCGCATCACCACGAACACGCCCAGGGAAGGCGCGAACGCCATGCCCAGCGACGAGGCCGCGAAGATGCCCGCCGCCAGCATCAGCCCCGGCCGGCGGCCGTAGCGGTCGGCCAGCCGGCCGGCCACCAGGCACCCCGCGATGCACCCCAGGGCCAGCGAACCGGTGAGGAAGCCTTCCCACCAGGCATTCAGGCCGAACGCTACCCGTAAAAAAGGCAGGGCCCCGGAAATCACGGCAAAGTCAAACCCGAACAAATAGCCGCCCAGCGCCGAGATAAACGCAATGCCCACAATGTAGGCGGTGTTGTAAGCCGCGCCGGTCACGGCGGGCGGCGCAACGGGTGAAGAGTTGAAATTACTGGCCATTAAACAAAATGAAAAATCAGCGGCATTGCCTTGGCGCAGAGCTGAAGCGGTTTTGAAGCGGTTTAGAAAGTCAACAGGGCGTTCTAATTAAATGACATTAGCTTACCTCCGGTACCAGCCCAGGCGCGGGAAGGGGCTCGTTCTCCGGCGCGTGGCGGCCCCACCACGTTGCCAGCAGGGAGAAGGTGGTGTTCATGCTGGGGCCGTTGACGGCCGGGGCAAGGCCCAGGGTGGCAATCCGACCCATTTGGGCGGCGATGCCCAAGGCTAGGCCGCCGTTCTGCATGCCGACTTCGATGGCAATGGTGCGGCTGTTGAGCCGGGACAAGCCAAACAGGCGCCCGCCCCAGTAGCCCAGCAGCACGCCCACGGTCATGTGCAGGAACATGGCCGCCACCAGCGCCAGGGTTGCAGCATGTGCCAACTGCCGGTCACGCCCACCTGCTCCAGCACCGGTTCCAGCCGGATTTTGCCGTACACGTCCTTGCCGTTGCGCCGGTCAAAAAACGCCCGGAATTCCACTTTATCGTTCTCAATCCCCGGCCCTTCCAGCTGGTAAACCGGGTCGGCAATGTTCTGCGTGAACCCGCGCGGGCGCTCCAAGAAGGGTATTTCCGCCTCGGGCTGGCCCGTTTTGGTTTTGCGGCTGAAGCGCACGTTGGTCAGCTTTGCAAAGGCCGGCTGCTGGCCGGCCCGCACCCACGTCAGGCGTAGCGTATCGCGGGCGTTGGCGCCGAGCGATGCTTCGAGCAGCAACTCGTCCCACCGGCCGTCCGCGTCGGTGTCAACGAGTTGGGTGACGTACGTTTTGGCTCCTTTCTTCACCAGCGGAAAATAGCCGACCCCCACGCCTTGAAAGCGCGACCGGGCAATGCGGATAATTTCGCTGGCGCGGGCGGTTCGCTGCGGGTTGCGCAGCACAATCCGGCCCGGTACGGGCCCGGCCTGGGTCCGGCTCGCGGGGGCATTCATTGCAAGAAACAGCACCAGCAAGCCGCTGCTCAGGGGGAAGCCAGTCATATGGTTAGTCGTTCAAGCACTTGGGTAAATCACTGAGGATCTGATAAATCGAACGGAAGATTCTTCGCGTCGCGGTTTTCGGCGGCGGGACGGCTGCCGCTATTTGGTCAGCCAGCCGTTGGCATCGAGCCAGTTGCGCAGGCGGTCGGGCCACTGGTCTTTGGTGGTTCTGTTGTTAAGGCCGAAGCCGTGGCTGCCCTTGGGGTAGAGGTGCATTTCGACCGGCACGCCGTGGCGCAGGCAGGCCTGGTAAAACACGAGGCTGTTGCCGACGCGTACCCACTCGTCGTTCTGGGCGTGCACCAGGAAGGTGGGCGGCGTCTGGGCCGTCACCTGCAACTCGTTGGAATACAGCCGCACCTGCTCCGCCGATGGGGTGGGCCCCAACAACTTATTGCGCGAGCCTTTGTGGGCCAGGCTGTCGGTGAAACTGATGACCGGGTAGAGCAGCACCAGAAACGCCGGCCGCACCGACTCCGGGCCGGGGCTGGCCCCCACGGGCTGGGCGAAATGCGTGCCCGCCGTGGCCGCCAGGTGGCCCCCAGCCGAAAAGCCCATCAGCCCAATCCGCTCGGGGTTAACACTATACTTGGCCGCTTGCTGGCGCACTAGGCGCAGGGCCTGCTGCGCGTCGAGCAGCGGCGCGATGGATTTGTCGGGCTGGCTCTGGTCATTGGGCAAGCGGTATTTAAGCACGAAGGCCGCCACGCCCATCAGGTTGAGGCGCTTGGCCACATCGTTGCCTTCGCTATCAACGGCCAGGAAGCCGTAGCCGCCACCGGGGCAGATGATGACCGCCGTGCCGTTGGCCGTGGCGGGGTCGGGCAGGAAAACCGTCAGGTTGGGCTGCACCACGGTGGAAACGCGCACGCCGCCACCGGGCGGGGTGACGCTGACCTCCTGCAGCTCGCTGGGGTTCGAATCGGGAATGGTGCCGGTATAGAGCGGGATGACCTGCTGCGCGAGTCCTGGGCTCGAAGCCAGCAGCATGAAGCCGACCGCACGCAGGAACGAAAGTGGTTTCATAAAGCGGGGATTTCTGCGGGTTGCCAAAAAAGCCGGCGGCCCGGTAGTAGCATGAGGAAAACCTAGTTTTTGCGAAACGTGAGGACCAGCGCGTCATTCGCTTTCACGGTGAAAGCGCTGCCCGCCGGCCGGGCCCCGTAGAGGCTACCCGCCAGCTTCCAGCCGGGTTGCGTGGTTGTGGCCGTCGAAATATCCGCGGGGCTGTAATTGATGAGCACGACCACCTTTTCCGTTTTGCTGGTCGCGTGCTCGGTCACGCCGATGAAAGGATTTTCCTGCGTCAGGATGCGCTCTTTGAGCAGCGGCCGGGCTATTTCCTTGTAGATGGCTGCGTAGGCCGGCTGCCCTTGGTCGAACGCGCCGGTTTGGGTGGTCAGGTTCATTTCCAGCGGGAAGGTGAGCAGGTAGATGCTGCCCTTGCCGTAGGCGGATTTCAGCAATACCGGGTTGCCGTCCGCTTCTTTTGCCAGCACGGTAGCCTGCTTGGGGTCAATTTGCAGCTTGCGCTCGGCACTGGTGCTGAACCGGACGCTGTCGCCGAGCAGCTTGGCCGCGAAGGTCAGCGGGCCCCGGCGCTTGCTGTTGGTGGCCACTTCCACGCCCAGCGGCCCGTTGAAGGTGGGCAGGTAAGCATCGTCGAGCGACATATACAGCGTGGCCCCGGCCTTCACCTTGTCCAGGAGCTTAAACCAGTAGTCTTTGCGGAACGGGTCGATGCTTTTCAGCGAGGGCAGCAGGTAGAGCGGCGCGTCCTTCAGCTCCTGCCCGGCCTTCTGAAACTGAAAATCAACCCCGGCCTGCTTGGCCAGCACGAAGCTGGTGTAGGCCACGGCCCAGGTGTCCTGGTTTTCGGTGAGGATGCACACGGCCTCGGTTTTGCGCGGCGGCAGCGTGCCGAAGGGCAGGTTTTGCACGAAGTGGCTGAAGGTTTTTAGCTCGCCCAGCACCGGCTTGGGGGTGCGGTCTTCCCGAATCAGGCCCAGCTCGGCCTCCACCGAGGCGTAGTTGTAGGGCGGGTAATTAAAGCTGAGCTGGTCGTAGGCGCACCACCAGAACGTGCCCTTGCAGTCGTGGGCCCAGTTCGAGAACAGCGCCGTGCGGGCGAAGGCGATTTTTTCTTTTTCGCCGCCGGTCATGGGGCCCATCACGCCGGTTTCCTCCGTCAGGGCCGGCTTGCCGCCGATGTCGCCGTAGAGCCGGGTTTCGGCCGCCGCGTGCAGGATGGTCCGCATCGTGTTGATGCCGTCCTGGCCCGCGTACTTGGTCCAGAGCGAGTAGGGGTGCGCGGTCAGCACGTCGGTGGTAGCGGCCTGGTCGATGATG
This genomic stretch from Hymenobacter sp. PAMC 26628 harbors:
- a CDS encoding alpha/beta hydrolase; amino-acid sequence: MKPLSFLRAVGFMLLASSPGLAQQVIPLYTGTIPDSNPSELQEVSVTPPGGGVRVSTVVQPNLTVFLPDPATANGTAVIICPGGGYGFLAVDSEGNDVAKRLNLMGVAAFVLKYRLPNDQSQPDKSIAPLLDAQQALRLVRQQAAKYSVNPERIGLMGFSAGGHLAATAGTHFAQPVGASPGPESVRPAFLVLLYPVISFTDSLAHKGSRNKLLGPTPSAEQVRLYSNELQVTAQTPPTFLVHAQNDEWVRVGNSLVFYQACLRHGVPVEMHLYPKGSHGFGLNNRTTKDQWPDRLRNWLDANGWLTK
- a CDS encoding sugar porter family MFS transporter; protein product: MASNFNSSPVAPPAVTGAAYNTAYIVGIAFISALGGYLFGFDFAVISGALPFLRVAFGLNAWWEGFLTGSLALGCIAGCLVAGRLADRYGRRPGLMLAAGIFAASSLGMAFAPSLGVFVVMRFLAGIGVGMASMLSPLYIAEISPAAVRGRNVAINQLTIVLGILVTNVVNYALSDNGPDVWRLMFGLGAVPAALFLLGLVWLPESPRWLATTGQVAQARAVLGKLGNAPFVDATLRDITAAVPGGPAPAFRAVLARSVRPAMVVGITLAVFQQLCGINVVFNYTSTIFAAAGATLDRQLLETVGIGVVNLAFTLVAMLLVDRLGRRPLLLFGSLGLAVLYLVLAFLLQRHAAPGLVSVVVLLAIGTYGLSLAPVTWVLISEIFPNHIRGVAASVATVSLWGAYFVLVFTFPILAQAIGTYGPFYLYAGICLLGFLFIRARVKETKGQTLEQLEQRYTQPGPEGR
- a CDS encoding glycoside hydrolase family 2 TIM barrel-domain containing protein, producing the protein MSGLLALLGHPGQAQVKSPAPSNILTQPGAFSVGCNYWASYAGTHMWRDWRPAVIEQDFKQLSENGITVLRVFPLWPDFQPIHQIYAGEGAPKYVGFADGQPLPATGVGSNGVSEEQLQHFETLAALAQKYKLQLVVGLVTGWMSGQLYVPPALEGRDILTDPESLTWQQKLVTTLVHRLKNQPAILAWDFGNECNVMQKVDNHYQAYVWSAMISGAIRAEDPSRPVVSGMHSLSAADDAPWRIIDQAATTDVLTAHPYSLWTKYAGQDGINTMRTILHAAAETRLYGDIGGKPALTEETGVMGPMTGGEKEKIAFARTALFSNWAHDCKGTFWWCAYDQLSFNYPPYNYASVEAELGLIREDRTPKPVLGELKTFSHFVQNLPFGTLPPRKTEAVCILTENQDTWAVAYTSFVLAKQAGVDFQFQKAGQELKDAPLYLLPSLKSIDPFRKDYWFKLLDKVKAGATLYMSLDDAYLPTFNGPLGVEVATNSKRRGPLTFAAKLLGDSVRFSTSAERKLQIDPKQATVLAKEADGNPVLLKSAYGKGSIYLLTFPLEMNLTTQTGAFDQGQPAYAAIYKEIARPLLKERILTQENPFIGVTEHATSKTEKVVVLINYSPADISTATTTQPGWKLAGSLYGARPAGSAFTVKANDALVLTFRKN
- a CDS encoding tetratricopeptide repeat protein, coding for MTEADAPAVRVWQETVTIPTYGTGEPDKNPMFFEKRVYQGSSGAVYPYPVIDKILDDKQDRDYVGLFLENRYLKILILPELGGRVQMAYDKLRQRHFVYYNQVIKPALVGLTGPWISGGIEFNWPQHHRPSTFEPVDFRLEEHEDGSKTVWVNEVERMFHTKGLTGFTLHPDRAYLQIDAQLYNRTPLPQTFLWWANPAVRVNDDYQSVFPPDVNAVFDHGKRDVSSFPIATGTYYKVDYAPGTDISRYRNIPVPTSYMAIRSAYDFVGGYEHDTQAGLLHVADHHVSPGKKQWTWGHSDFGRAWDRNLTDDDGPYIELMTGLFTDNQPDFTWLMPYEEKTFTQYFLPYQALGVVKNATKDLLVNLEVVGSEAVVQVFATSVQPRCQVQLRVNGQLVLDDVRDLAPEAGYAQRVALPAGTAEAALLLLVRDAAGAELIRYEPALNQQNELPQPARPALEPQEIATTEQLFLTGQHLEQYRHATYSPVPYYEEALRRDPQDARSNNALGGWLLRRGQFARSEPYFRRAVATLTERNPNPYDGEPYYNLGLSLLYQNQPDAAYDAFFKATWSGAWQDAAYLAVARLDVARSHYTRALTHIDWALDRNARSGQAHVVKAVALRLLGQPGAALDACTEALRRDGFNLGAWFERALAHRASGQAAAADDSLAQLRTLARGDARNYLEYALDYAALGRPADALALLQLALPTIDPLVYYHLANLSQQAGDAAQAREYARQAAALPAAPYFPNRLEDIAALQAAAALDPADARAPYLLGNLWYDKRQYDEAIAQWELAASRDPAFPTVLRNLGIAYFNQRHQPETALACFEKAFALDPTDARVFMELVQLGRRLSTPPAQQLARLEQHGPLVEMRDDLYLERVALYNQLDQPARAFELLLARQFHPWEGGEGKVSGQYLRCLTELAKADLQHGRPEDAIGLLRQALAPGYPHSLGEGKLPATPENEVCYWLGCAYDALGQAEAARQAWQQATVGSSEPAAALFYNDQQPDQIFYQGRAWEKLGEPQPARAIFDKLLHYGQQHAADEVKLDYFAVSLPDLLIFEDDLNRRNALHCRYLTGLGYLGLGQLAQAQAAFRFVLTQDAMHTGAHTHYHLADGLG
- a CDS encoding DUF4861 family protein, whose protein sequence is MTGFPLSSGLLVLFLAMNAPASRTQAGPVPGRIVLRNPQRTARASEIIRIARSRFQGVGVGYFPLVKKGAKTYVTQLVDTDADGRWDELLLEASLGANARDTLRLTWVRAGQQPAFAKLTNVRFSRKTKTGQPEAEIPFLERPRGFTQNIADPVYQLEGPGIENDKVEFRAFFDRRNGKDVYGKIRLEPVLEQVGVTGSWHMLQPWRWWRPCSCT